The following coding sequences are from one Gemmatimonadota bacterium window:
- a CDS encoding 1-(5-phosphoribosyl)-5-[(5-phosphoribosylamino)methylideneamino] imidazole-4-carboxamide isomerase, whose product MIALPALDLSGGSAVQWVGGSPAHERVRLPSPPDVAAGFRDLGFAWLHVVDLDAALGRGDPANPIAGVLGGTTARTQVGGGVRDQARAEALFARGAERVVVGTRAVRDPAWLERLAGGRPGRVVVAADVRGERVTAAGWTEDAGVDLAPFVESLAGLPLAAVLVTDVDREGAMGGVDADRFGRLATRCPHPLIAAGGIRALEDIRALAAAGTAGVVIGMALYTGAIDARALAREFGRDDGGLGPPLAP is encoded by the coding sequence GTGATCGCGCTGCCCGCGCTGGACCTGAGCGGCGGCTCCGCCGTGCAGTGGGTGGGCGGCTCGCCCGCGCACGAGCGCGTGCGGCTGCCGTCGCCCCCCGACGTGGCCGCCGGGTTTCGCGACCTGGGCTTCGCGTGGCTGCACGTCGTCGACCTGGACGCGGCGCTGGGGCGGGGCGACCCCGCGAACCCCATCGCCGGCGTGCTCGGCGGCACTACGGCTCGCACCCAGGTCGGCGGCGGCGTGCGCGACCAGGCGCGCGCCGAGGCGCTGTTCGCGCGCGGCGCCGAGCGCGTCGTCGTGGGCACCCGCGCGGTCCGCGACCCGGCCTGGCTGGAGCGTCTGGCGGGTGGCCGGCCCGGCCGCGTGGTGGTCGCCGCCGACGTGCGCGGCGAGCGCGTCACCGCGGCGGGCTGGACCGAGGACGCCGGCGTCGACCTGGCGCCGTTCGTTGAGAGCCTGGCGGGGCTGCCACTGGCGGCCGTGCTCGTCACCGACGTTGACCGCGAGGGCGCCATGGGCGGCGTGGACGCGGACCGCTTCGGCCGACTGGCGACGCGCTGCCCGCACCCGCTCATCGCGGCGGGCGGCATCCGCGCCCTGGAAGACATACGCGCGCTCGCGGCCGCGGGCACGGCGGGCGTGGTGATCGGCATGGCGCTCTACACGGGCGCCATCGACGCGCGGGCCCTGGCCCGAGAGTTCGGCCGCGACGACGGCGGCCTGGGACCACCACTGGCACC
- the hisH gene encoding imidazole glycerol phosphate synthase subunit HisH — protein sequence MKAVLFDYGAGNLHSLEKALRREGADTRVTTDAADLLAGDAVVLPGVGAFDAAAERLAPARTELREALFAGHPCLGICLGLQLLLDSSEEGAAPGIGVIPGAVRRIRARRIPQMGWNTVDVRARDPLFDGLERPCMYFANSFAAQPADPDTLIADCDYLGVTLAAAARVANSWGVQFHPEKSGVEGLRLLRNFVDLAGSP from the coding sequence GTGAAGGCGGTCCTGTTCGACTACGGCGCCGGCAACCTCCACTCGCTGGAAAAGGCGCTGCGGCGCGAGGGCGCGGACACACGCGTGACCACGGACGCCGCCGACCTGCTCGCCGGCGACGCGGTGGTGCTCCCCGGCGTGGGCGCGTTCGACGCCGCCGCGGAGCGCCTCGCGCCCGCGCGGACAGAACTGCGCGAGGCGCTGTTTGCCGGCCACCCGTGCCTGGGCATCTGCCTGGGCCTGCAGCTCCTGCTGGACTCCAGCGAGGAGGGCGCCGCGCCCGGCATCGGCGTGATCCCCGGCGCGGTCCGGCGGATCCGGGCGCGCCGGATCCCGCAGATGGGCTGGAACACCGTGGACGTGCGCGCCCGCGACCCGCTCTTCGACGGCCTGGAGCGGCCGTGCATGTACTTCGCCAACAGCTTCGCCGCCCAGCCCGCGGACCCGGACACGCTGATCGCCGACTGCGACTACCTGGGCGTGACCCTCGCCGCCGCGGCGCGCGTGGCCAACTCCTGGGGCGTCCAGTTCCACCCCGAGAAGAGCGGAGTCGAGGGCCTTAGGCTGCTGCGCAACTTCGTCGACCTGGCGGGGTCGCCGTGA